NNNNNNNNNNNNNNNNNNNNNNNNNNNNNNNNNNNNNNNNNNNNNNNNNNNNNNNNNNNNNNNNNNNNNNNNNNNNNNNNNNNNNNNNNNNNNNNNNNNNNNNNNNNNNNNNNNNNNNNNNNNNNNNNNNNNNCAGCACCTCCCTGCGCTCCatcccctctgctctcagctcacCTCGCTTCCtatgcagaaaaacaatgatGACAAATGACCCAAGCAGAAGTGTGACGACCACAGCCAGAGCCACCATCCAGGGATGGACAACTGGGGAACAGGGATCTGGAAAAAACCATCAGGAAAAGGGTTCCATTTCTACTGTCATTTGTGGAAAAGCAAGAGTCAGACTTGGGAGATGCCAGAATGCGAAggggcagcaagcagggagcaGCGAGGCACAACAGCAGCGTCCCCAGATGGGCACAGGtggaggagctgctcagcagcctgtgcccaCTGCCACTAAGCCAGGAAGAAACCCATCCCagaaacccaacccaaccacctCATCCATGCAGATCCATCCCCAAATCACACCGTGTGCCTGCTCCAACCCAAGCATCTCCTGGAACAACTCAGCCCCGACCTCTCTCAAAGGCTCCTGTCCTTCAGCTCTCCATGCATGGCCATGAGGATGGACAGAGGTGGGGATGGGACACACAAACCCAGCGACACCTGGAGGCCTCACCCCAGCCACTGACCTGACACCTCCAGGTTCACCATCTCATCTGCATAGCCATCAGcatcctgcacagcacagatgtACGAGCCGCTATCGGATGAGGTGACGGCAGTGATGCGCAAATCCAGGTTTCCATCAGACAGACCGTTCCTGAGCAGTTCCGTCCTCCCTTTGTATTCCTCCATCTGGTCCAGATCCTCTCCATCTTGGTAGTGGTGCACTATCCCAGAGGACCGGTCCTGGATCCATCTGATGTCCAAGCTCCGTGCATCCTTGCAAGGGGACAAGTGGCAGCGCAGCACAACGTCCTGTCCCACGATGGCAGTGACACGGAGGCTGGGTGCCACCATCCTGATCTGGGCTGTGCAATGAGAAGGGCACGGAGAGATGGTGAGATGGTGCCTGCGTTCATGTGTGGGCACGAAGCGGCACAGGGGGAGGTGGTGCGCGCTGCATCCCATGTGCAAGAGCTGtagagggagcaggagggagtgGGGGTGTGGAGGaagtgaagaagagagaaattgtACCCAAAACCATGCGTTTTATGGAAGAAccacagctgggtgctgggcttgggtcctccctgccccatggccaatc
The sequence above is drawn from the Numida meleagris isolate 19003 breed g44 Domestic line chromosome 15, NumMel1.0, whole genome shotgun sequence genome and encodes:
- the LOC110406663 gene encoding myelin-oligodendrocyte glycoprotein-like, whose product is MANFLLLHPGAGQRQEKLGIAVRFLQLSISFSLSFLSLLPPPSSPAQMRFGSGCKHITSTLPWRNLLPHLLALLLLRPGSAQIRMVAPSLRVTAIVGQDVVLRCHLSPCKDARSLDIRWIQDRSSGIVHHYQDGEDLDQMEEYKGRTELLRNGLSDGNLDLRITAVTSSDSGSYICAVQDADGYADEMVNLEVSDPCSPVVHPWMVALAVVVTLLLGSFVIIVFLHRKRGELRAEGMERREVL